Part of the Candidatus Terasakiella magnetica genome, CTGTGATTTTCTAAGCACCACAATAGAGCTTTTAGAACAAACAATGCCGTCTTCGATGCAAATTATACAAAAAGGCGGTTGCCCTAAAGAGTATCAAGATTGTTCTATCTTAGGCAGTTTTGGTCAATTACAGTCCGTTTTAATTAATATTGCTAAAAATGCTGCTGATGCTCTTAACGGACGCACTGGCACATTTAATATTGAATGCAGTCAGTTGCTTAATGATAACAGTCATACTGATGTCGAGTTACCAGAACAAGGGGCTGTTTATTTCCATATTCGATTAAAAGACAATGGACCGGGCATGACTGATGAAGTTTTGATGCGAATCTTTGACCCATTCTATACAACAAAAGCTGTTGGCGAAGGAACGGGAATGGGCCTTGCCATGGCCAGAAGTATTATAGATAAGCATAAAGGATTAATACGAGCGCATAGTCGTAAAGGATATGGCACTACTTTTGATATATATATACCTTTAATCGTTTCATAAAATAAAAAAAGTATTTATTTTCACTTGGTTAAAGACTACTTTATACATATGTATAAGATGGTCATGCGTGTATAGATTAAGAGGTTTTTGTGGCTCATATTCTGGTTATTGATGATGAAGAATTAGCACGTTTCACCATTCGTGAAATTGTTGAAGGCTATGGCCATACAATTATTGAAGCGGTAAACGGTAACCAAGGGCTTGAAAAATTTCGCCAAAATGATGTCGACTTGATTATTACTGATATAATTATGCCTGAAAAAGAAGGCATTGAGACCATTATCGAGCTTAAGCGCGAACAACCCGATTTGAAAGTCATCGCTATATCCGGTGGTGGTCGTACAAGGAATTTGGATTTTCTCAAACTCGCAGGGGAAATGGGGGCCGATACAATTCTGGCTAAACCATTTTCTTCTGATGAACTTATGAGTGCTGTAAACAAGTGCCTCAACTAACATAAGAGGTGGCCTTATGGAAAACGAGAGTAACGATAAAAATAGTTTTACAGACTTTTTTTCCGATCGGGCTGCAGCCAGCAAAGGTCGTGTTTTTATTCTGGATTTATCCCCTGTTCAGGACCAGCTCAAAGAAAGATGGGAGCGCCTGAAAGGACAAGTCTATGCCACGGCCAAAGATGTCATCGATCACAGGATACGGCCTGATGATGTTTACTGTCAGTGGGATGAAAAAAACTACCTCATTGCTTTTGGCGCTCTAGATGAAGCCCGTGCACGAATTAAAATAAACCTGATTGCTCAGGAAATTACCCAACGTCTGCTGGGCTCACCTGACCCTCAAAATGCCATTACTGTGACAATGGCGACCGCTGATGAAAATGGGCATTTCTTCTGGCAAAAAGATACCGACCCTTCAAAGCTTGTTGAAGAAGAAGAAAACCCTCTTGCGCCCATAAAACAGGAAGATACAAGAAACACGCAAGCCCTTGTTCATCAAGATGTGGAGTTTATTTTCCGCCCGCTTTGGTTTGTTAAAAACAAAATCATCTCTTCATATTTTTGTATCCCGGTAAGACCGCAAGGCTCGGGACGTTTTTTATCAAGCTATAATGTCTTAAGTGACCACTTAAACCCGGTCGCAGTTGAAGCCCTTGATCTGTTAACCATGAAGCGGATATTTGTTGAGGCTTCAAAATTAGATGAAATAAAAAACCCGGCCCTTTTAACCGTACCGATACATTTTGAATCTATTGCTTCAACTGGGCGACGCTCCATTTTGTTAAAACAATGTCAGAAGAACCTGGCGCCACACCGCGGGCGGATTGTTGTTGAACTCACCCATTTACCAGACGGGATCCCCCAGTCGCGCTTACAGGACCTTATTCAAGCGCTTAAGCCATTTTCACGCGCTGTCATGGCACGGTTTGATTCGATGCATCGCGATTTCGCAGGCTATAAGCATGTGGGATTACATGCTGTTGGCGTTGACCTTTATGATGATCGGCGTTCTGAAGTTAAAATTATGAATGATATGGAACTATTTGCTGCATCAGCAGCCAAGCATGGGCTTCACACCTATGTGCATGGCGTGCGTTCTATCAGCCTGACAACAGCTGCGATCTGTTCTGGTATTGATTATGTGGATGGTTATGCCATCACTGATGTGCAAGAAGGGGCAAGAGACGTTAAATATTATTCTATTCGGATGCCATATGCTGCCAAATATTCTGAGGCAAAGGAATAGCCCATGAATGAGAAACGAACCTATGGCAGTGCTGAAAACTCGGCGTTACAAAAAGATTATTGGAAATTACTACGTCTGATGATCTTGGATGCCATTGAAAAAAATCCCAATGGTGTAGCTCTTTTAAAATTTGATAAAATTCATCATTTCACAGAACATGTATGGAAAGAAGCTGCAAAAACACTGGCGTCTATCGTTACTGGTGAGGCCAAAAACGTCATTCAGGGCGATGACCTTTTTGTCTCCTTTGATGAAACGTCCTATTTACTCATCGCAGAGGCTTCACAAGGCAGTACATCCTATGAACTTGCACAGAAGATTT contains:
- a CDS encoding response regulator; protein product: MAHILVIDDEELARFTIREIVEGYGHTIIEAVNGNQGLEKFRQNDVDLIITDIIMPEKEGIETIIELKREQPDLKVIAISGGGRTRNLDFLKLAGEMGADTILAKPFSSDELMSAVNKCLN